A region of the Terriglobia bacterium genome:
CTTCATTTCCAGGCGTTCCGTGGTCTTCTTCTTGTTCTTGTTGGTTGAGTAGTTTCGTTCTTTGCAGTCCGTACACTGCATGGTAATGATGTCACGCATAGCTTT
Encoded here:
- the rpmG gene encoding 50S ribosomal protein L33 translates to MRDIITMQCTDCKERNYSTNKNKKKTTERLEMKKFCPRCRHHTVHKETK